A single region of the Serinus canaria isolate serCan28SL12 chromosome 11, serCan2020, whole genome shotgun sequence genome encodes:
- the NUDT19 gene encoding acyl-coenzyme A diphosphatase NUDT19 → MNPRLRHWREAATLLLAAGTPGRPPRSPLGPFDYELLLLRRSSRSGFMPGAHVFPGGLAEPADFSAEWLGLLPASPHCGLGAVKPPPPGGSRAPIFATDRESLGSQLPGEVAFRICALRETFEEAGILLLVPGRGPAPPLPAEHLPPAAELEEWRRRVREDASCFLRLCRHLGCAPNIWALHEWSNWLTPVGRAGRGGRRYDTAFYLCCLQQRPPHVSQDDQEVTAVLWSSPPEAIERFKAQEIWFPPPQFYEFCRLCNFSSLEELQQFSSARALEGCERWMPVMLNAADGFIQLLPGDELYPEDPDYTGEKKIILSTDKKVEDLMKEGGVFHRIVMKDINNLAVYVNIQAKYKHTNPLMIKCDNSDYNSRL, encoded by the exons ATGAACCCGCGGCTGCGGCACTGGCGGGAGGCGGCCACGCTGCTGCTGGCGGCGGGCACGCCGGGCCGGCCGCCGCGCTCGCCGCTCGGCCCCTTCGACTacgagctgctgctgctgcgccGGAGCTCCCGCAGCGGTTTCATGCCCGGCGCCCACGTGTTCCCGGGCGGGCTGGCGGAACCGGCGGATTTCTCCGCCgagtggctggggctgctgcccgCCTCGCCGCACTGCGGGCTGGGCGCCGTGAAGCCGCCGCCGCCCGGTGGCAGCCGCGCCCCGATCTTCGCCACCGACCGGGAGAGCCTGGGCTCGCAGCTGCCGGGTGAAGTCGCCTTCCGCATCTGCGCTCTCAGGGAGACCTTCGAGGAGGCGGggatcctgctgctggtgccgGGGCgcgggccggccccgccgctgcccgccGAGCACCTGCCGCCCGCCGCCGAGCTCGAGGAGTGGCGGCGCCGGGTGCGGGAGGACGCGTCCTGCTTCCTGCGGCTGTGCCGGCACCTGGGCTGCGCGCCCAACATCTGGGCGCTGCACGAGTGGAGCAACTGGCTGACGCCCGTGGGCAGGGCCGGCCGCGGCGGGCGCCGCTATGACACGGCTTTCtacctgtgctgcctgcagcagcgGCCGCCACACGTCTCGCAGGACGACCAGGAGGTGACAGCCGTCCTG TGGTCGTCACCTCCAGAAGCCATCGAACGCTTTAAGGCTCAGGAGATCTGGTTTCCTCCACCTCAGTTTTATGAATTCTGCAGGCTGTGCAACTTCTCTTCCcttgaggagctgcagcagttcaGCTCTGCACGGGCTCTGGAGGGCTGTGAGCGCTGGATGCCTGTGATGCTGAATGCTGCAGACGGATTCATCCAGCTGCTGCCGG GAGATGAGTTATATCCAGAGGATCCAGATTAtactggagaaaagaaaattattttgtcaaCAGATAAGAAGGTTGAAGATCTCATGAAAGAGGGTGGGGTATTTCACAGGATAGTAATGAAAGACATCAACAATCTTGCTGTCTATGTTAATATTCAAGCAAAATATAAACATACAAATCCACTGATGATAAAGTGTGATAATTCAGATTACAATAGCAGATTATAA